A region of the Marmota flaviventris isolate mMarFla1 chromosome 3, mMarFla1.hap1, whole genome shotgun sequence genome:
CACGTTGTCTGAAACTTGCTTCATTAAGACCTGGTAGACAGCTAGAAGAGTAGTTAACCATCAATCTCCAACAGCTCACGACTACTAGCTATGAAAAAGAATCTGGCAGCTGGACTCGCCGAGTTGCTCAGATAGCCCACGTGTACAAAATGCTGACACGTAAATTCCCATCACACGGCACAGGAGAAATCTGCATCAAACCAGGGGGCAGGAGTGGGGTGCAGTGTGAAAAGGACTCGCTTCTGCAGATGGCCACACAGCACCCTTCTGCCCCCTTCATCAGTGAGGCAAGTAGGAGCCCAGCTCGGCAGTTCAAACCAATGTCAGGTGGCTGAAAGGCCGTGGTCAGCACCTCGGGCAGGAGGGATGTTTCTCTGCAGCCTTCCCATCTTGGCCCTCagggacacagtggtgcacacctgtcaccccagctacccaggaggctgaggtgggacgaccaggagttccaggccagcttcagcagcgTACCGAAACCTCATCTCGTGGACTCTCCAGGCCTATCTGAATTTGCTGTGGACATTTTCCTTGAGCTGCAGCAGTGTtctcctgttagagtctgtaaacaagtctggatggcgcctggcattttgccagtgggagtggtttgtgaagtaactccagcaaGCCaataagtgtggagattccttattggttggcTGCTGTATCtggtttatgttaattagataagctatatggaatgtataaatacctctgttgtcctacaataaacggctccctctcctgctgtatcaatctacaaaagttgttcgtcacccccccggttattttgctgcagccggactgcagcattCTCCGGACCTGATGCAGGAGCAAAGATGTTCTCACTTCAAAAATCCCTCCACCAGCACAGCTGAGCTGCCTTCTAACTTCCAACTGACAAATCTGTACTGCAAGGACATTCTGAAAGGCACAGCAATGGGCAGTCTCAAATTTCATGATACCTTCTCAGCAGCAAACATGCACCATGAAAATCGTTCGCTCCTGGACTGGTATCAGAATTTGACAAAACCTATTATGCAAAGGCCTTTTCCCAGGTGAAATAGGGAAAATCTTATTAAGATGTCTTATTACACATCGGTCTTAATGAACACTTAATAATTTGTGACAGGAAAACTCAATTTGAGCCTCAATATTATTCTCCACACCAAAGAGGTCTATTCTCAATAGCCCTACATTATAAAAAATTTACTCAGAGTTTGTTTCATTAAAACTGAAAATGTCTTATCTGCCCAAGTACCTACAAGCCTTGACTTGGCCCACAAACCCCCAAATATTTACTGATTCATCACAGAAAATTACTGACTCTTGATatagattaataaaaaaaatgaagcatatcAATACCATCATGGAAATATggcattttaactttaaaaaggcaACAAACTTCAAGGCAACAGGATAATTCTACATATGCACAAGCATCCCGTTAATGTTTGTCCCTCTGCACACTCAGGTGTCTGTCTGAAGGACAAGATCAACAGTGATTGCCTCCGGCAATAGGTGTAAGCCAGTCTGCTCCCCAAAACATCCAGGGTCCACTTAAAACATCACATTTCATTACTCTTGTGCTCCAAGCACCCAAGGGACTTCATCACACTGAAAAGCCAATTAAAACCGCTGGTCTTCCTGGGGACGCAGGCCATCCCCGGCTCCAGCTCAAGGGCCCGTGGCTGCTCTGGCCACCCTGCTCCTGCAAACTGCCTTAGGACGTTCATGTTGGCCGTCACTTTGGATGTGGATCAAAATGGTGCCAGTAACAGCCACTGGCCCTTTTCCACCTCTGCACTGGCGACCTGGGCCACCCGAGAGCTGCCACCTCACCCAACACCTTTACTACAATGTGAACAAACACGTGCATTGCCTGTAAGTTAAAACATGGAAACGAAGTCAACGTCTTAAACACAATTAAGTCTTATTTATCACTGAGTCTTTGTAACTTGCTCTTGAAACCTTTCCACACATGAGACGTTGAAAACAGCAAAAAGCACAAGTGAACTGAAAAGACTCTTTCAGCATGGAAGGTCTGGAGAGGCCTCGTCTGAAGGGGGCTGCCTCTCCTGCTCACAGCTAAGGTGCAGCAGGAGCGCGTGTCCGTGTAACTGAGGGCTTCAAGGTTTTGCAGTGGTAGGTTCCCCCAAGAGGCGGTTCGCCCGAGACCTAGTAGCCGACAGCAGATACTTCATCAATGAGTCTCCACTACTCTCCAAGTAAGAGGGTCGACCGGGCTACACAGCATGGAAGTCTCTTCTTGCCCCAGGATCTGACGATTTCTGTCTCTTGGGGATGATGTGAATGAAGAGAGGCACAAGACTCCAGAAGATGCCCTACACCAGGCACACACACGGTTCCCATCCGAGTCAGACAAGTCACACAGGAGCTGCATGCACACCCGTGTGATGGCCCACACCCACCCTCACAGTCTAACGTCTCCAAGTCCTAGGGAGGCAACCAGCCCTGGCCCCTCGTCCTCTCCCACTGAAGCCAGGCACTCAGGGCTGGGGACACCCCGGCTCAGCCCTGGGACAAGAGCCACGTCAGTCCCCAGGACTGCTCTACTCTCATCGACACTGGGATTTCAGGGGCGACACTGTCTGGAATCAGTGTTCTTCCACGTAATTCATGTGTGCATGTCACTAAAAGCTATTCAAAACCTTAAAAATACACTagataaaaacagaataagagCACAGGCTGAGGAGCATGGTGTTCTGGCCACCGGAACAGCCCACTGCGAACTACTTCACACCCACTTTAGAGGCAACACGAGTCTACAATTTGACAACACTAAGCTCAAGCTACAATTTGACATGTTAAGATAAATATCAGGGTTAAAATATcgaaaattatattaatatttttagtgaGACAACTCTGGAGAATTTATAATCCAGGAGAAGATACGCAACACTTCTGGTTACTTCACTTCTGGTGACTTCTCCCTCTTGAAAATGGTGGTTAAAACCACTGGAATACTAGAGAAACAACTTGGAGTCAACCGAGTCTTATTCAGGTTTTACCCCAATCTTTAGGTAAGGATGGTCAGAGCCAAGAATTTTCAATGAAGTGCCAAATGTTTATCATTACTACTTCTACTGCAATCGCTGACGTTCTACATAGTCATTATgctgctcaataaataataagtCATCATAATAGTTACAATTAGAGTACAGACAGGAATAAAGTTAACATCACCCAAACCTGCTTCAAAAATAAAGGCTGATGTTTCCAAGTTGTCCCTTTCACACCTCCTTCCTTGACAGAATCACCAGCTCATGCCATCTTAATTTCCTGCTATATGAACAGCTGCCGGGTGCGAGCCCAGATTTTCAAGTCCTGGTGTGCCACAGGGAGCCCACAAAGGGCGAGACAAGCGCTGCCCGGCCAACTGTCCCGCCAGGACTCCTGTCCCTTTCACCTGTACCAGGGAGAAAGCTTGGGGAAGTGTATTAACAAGAGCTGGCCGACAAGTCCACAGGGCAAGCAAGCACCCCTAAGATTTACCACTGGGACATAGCAAACGCCGTCTTTAAAGTCAGAAGAACGGTGTAAATTATGAAGACTGCGGTAGGTTTTAAGTATGGACGCACTGATACAGactttcataatattaaaaagatcCACATACTTGCGCTATATGCCGTGGGCaggttttccttctcttctgtaGATTTCTCCACATTATAATCAGCTTCAAAATTCAGTTTGGAGGTGAAGCACCCGGCGTTGGCAGGGTCCAGCATGGAGGAAGGGGAGCCTTTTTCCTGCCTGCTTTGTGCACAAAGGGACCCTCTCACGTCCTCCCCGCTTCGCTTGGGGGGACACAAGTCGCCCTCGAGTTCTTCTGGTGGCGCAGGGCTTCCAGGTGGGCGAGCGTCTTCAGCCTGCCCCGTGCCTCCCTGGCCGTCCTCGGCGGCAGGCGTCTCCCCTGCAGCTGTGCGACCGGAATCTGGGTTCTCTTGACATTTTTCAGGCTTCTGAAGTTGGGAGCAAGTTTTTGCTGTTAGCTGAGTCACAGGGACCGATCTGGGGCTTCCACCAATGCAGGAAAAATCAGCCATTTCTATGAAACTCGTTCCCCTCCTCTTAGAAAGACTCCTGCAGCCGAGCTGCGCAGGGCTTGGCAGTGGAGATCCGGCAGCAGACTGCTCCGAACGCCTTTCCCTCAGGTTTTCAGGTGAGAAGTAGTCCTCGTAGGACTCCCCACCATCAGGAGTGGCGGGGGCAGGCCTGGCGGCTAGCAGCAGGCCACGCTTCAACCCGAGCTGCGACCTGGGCGTGACAGGCTTTCGACCGAGTCTCCTTTTCTTCACCTGCTCTTCTGGAGGTGAGCCCAAGCCCACGGATGCTCCCTCCCACCTGGGGGAGGCGCTCCAGGGCCGTGAGTGCACCAACACTGTGGAAGCAGGCGCTGTGGAGCGGTCCTCAGACACACCCTCGGCTGGCCTCCCGTCGGGGGTGACTGCTCCTCCTACAGCGTCTTTCTGCCAACTCCTCTCCTCCTCTGAAAGAGGACTCACGGATCTCTGAGGGCTTGACGGACAGAGGCGACCAGACAGAGCTGGTGAACAAGTGCTGTCTGTTTCTAACACACACGAGGATGTGCACGTATCACTTCTAGTTCCATTACTAGTCCTTCCCGATTGGCTTCCCTGGTTTCTACATCTCGATTCTCCACGGAAAGCATCCAAAGGTGAGCGCGAGCCACCAGCAAAGAAGTCGTCTGAAAAACATAAAGACCTAACgttttaaaaatggtttaaatattaTACTGCCGGGTTTTTGTTCGccactaaaaggctcaggggtcactccaggtaaactgggctaactgggtgcgcaaaataaccacacaggaGGCAAATATTtcctttggggtcgctgtgacggcttctctgaccttaagggtccgaaGAGAGAGAGCACACGCTCTcttgagaagctattcaaatgaggcaagaggtcaggtttcagggggctgaacctatcttcatgatgtccactgtcagcaggttgactgacatctgggtaggccacacccaagggcacagtaagagtaggggacacacacaaggcacttccatggaacattctatcctaaagagggcaaggggttatattacaaaggaacaggtgagcgtagcctCACCCACAGGGCTGTAGGAAGACAAGCCTGGGTATGAAGACAGTCACTCGAACCCTAGAAGAGcggggcagtctagcagcatgggtgaCTGAAGCCACATCGCCCAGCAGGGGAATTAACTCAGTCACGAgcgaggttggtctcccacattaTACAGTTCAGCCAGGtgtggcagtgcacacctgtaatcccagcagctctgaggcCAGGGCAGAAGGactataagttcaaggccagcctcagcaactcagtctAAAAGAGTCAAAAAGGCCAGGgaggtggctcagcggtagagtgtccTGGGTCACTCAGATTAGGTCGTGTGCCAATTTCGGGAAACAGTGCCCCAATTACCACAGCTTGCCTCGGCCTTCCTGCCTCCAGTAAAGGCCTTATACCCTATTTATACTCAAAAGTGAGCCACTAGGGAGACCAGGCTGCCGAGACCAGGAGCCGTTTCCCCGAGAGCAATGCCGGGCTGCTGCACACCACCTGCACACACTCTGCACCCTTCCACACTCCTCCCCACTTCCCTCGACTCGGACCCTCTGGGTATGATCCATCCTCCAAAACTCCCTTGAGCAGCAGCCAGGTCTAGGCTAGTCAGCCAGGTTCTCCTGTGGCACCAACATGCACCACACCTGCCATGGTGACTGTCCTGCTCACCATGCCACAGACTGCTAGAGGAGAGCCGCGTCTAGCCCAGGCCTGGCTCCGCTGTGGACACAGCCTGCTGGCTGGCTGGAGGCCCCCACTCTGGCTACACACTCTGGAAGCAACATAGGTTGCTGTAACTTTCCGAGATCACTCCACCTCTACTTTTAAAAACCAAGTTCAACGTTGGGTACAGTAGCATACACTTATtatctagcaactcaggaggctgaggcaggaggatcacaagtttgaggccagtctcagcaaccgtGTGAACTTATctcaaagttaaaagaaaaaaaaaaatggtagagcACCCATAGGATCAATCTTTAATGCCCACCCCCCCACCAGAGGAAGAACCAAAGGAAGAACTTTCCTAGAATCCGTAGGGCAGGGCCATGCTATGCCTAGGTCAACCTGTCTTCGGGGAAGAAGCTGGAAATATGAGTCACTGACTGGCCTGTGGAGGTGCATACGCTCGTCACTTTCCAAAATGGCAACGTGCAACATGATGGTCGTCCAGAGAACGCATTCTGAGTCCAACTCCTCAAGTTCGAAGCCTGGGTTTGCCCCTCACAAACCGGGGACCCTGCACAAGCTGCTTGGCCTCCCTGCGTGCTGGTCCCCTCCGGCagggtgggtgtggtggtgccctAACTCACAGGGCTGACGGGAGCCTGGACCCGAGGCAGCAGGAAGTTGGGCAGAGCAGCGCCCGTGCGCGGTAACCCGCGATCCCTGCCATCACCCGCCATTTCCAACCCGTGGGAAACCAGGGGTACAAAAAGGGAACTTTAGGTAACTGGGCAAATGACCTCAGCCAACACAGAAGGGATGACAGGGAGCGACCAGGCAGGGGAAGGGGCCCGGACCTCCCAACGGCTCAACACCTGGGCCTTGCCACTGCTGCAGCCTCCATGGGGAGGCCCCAGAACATCTCAGACATTAGCAGTCCTTGACTGTCATTGTTCAGGCCCTCTTGTGGGACGGACGAGAAATCTAGGAAACCACACAACCAGAGAAGTCATCCCCAGTGAACCAAGGCCCCGTTAGAATGACACATACACACCCACTGACCCCTCAACACACCCCACGTGTTCACTGAACAGTGTGACGAGCAACTCAGCTGACTGTCTCGGGCCTATTTAAACGGTGTGCAGGTCAGTTCATACAAGTCTTAAAGATGAGCAATTGATTCTGTAGCAAGAAACAAACGCATAAGACAAAACCCACAGGAACCAAAAAAGGAGATTTAACTTATGCATTTCTCAGGTCTTAATTTATTACAATACCAAATTTGGGGGTGAAATTTATGAGTTCTAGGTATACCTAGATGTTCTACTCAATGGAACTATATGAAACGAAGCGAGAAAGTTATTTCTAAATCTTAAatatcacaaagaaaataattttacctgAACACAAAATATCAGGTGAAATGTTCAAAGTCGCTTCACACGCAGACGCAGGGTTACCTGGCTTCTCATGGGACTGCTCAGTCATCTGGGAAGCTGTCAACAAAACGAAACATTCTCAGCTTCAGTATTTTCTAGCAGATAAGACAAAGTTGAGATGGATTCATTTATGCCCCACGCACACCAACTTGCTCCTCAGGTCCGCCACTCCAAACTGAATACAAACAGGAAGCACAAAAATCCCCAGTCAAAACTCTCAGAGAgtaagcaatcatgaaattcatatggaaaaataaaagacccagaatagcaaaaacaatgctaagcaggaagtgtgaatcaggcggtataaccataccagacttcaaactatactacagagcaatagtaacaaaaacagcatggtactggtaccaaaacaggcgggtggaccaatggtacagaatagaggacacagaaaccaatccacaaaactacaactaccttatatttgataaaggggctaaaagcatgaaatggaggaaggatagcatcttcaacaaatggtgctgggaaaactggaaatccatatgcaacaaaatgaaactgaatccctttctctcgccatgcacaaaagttaattcaaaatggatcaaggagcttgatatcaaatcagagacgcgccgtctgatagaagaaaaagttggctacgatctacatactgtggggtcgggctccaaattcctcaataggacacccatagcacaaaagttaataactagaatcaacaaatgggacttactcaaactaaaaagttttttctcagcaaaagaaacaataagagaggtaaatagagagcctacatcctgggaacaaatctttactcctcacacttcagatagagccctaatatccagagtatacaaagagctcaaaaaattagacaataagagaacaaacaacccaatcaacaaatgggccaaggacctgaacagacacttctcagaggaggacatacaatcaatcaacaagtacatgaaaaaatgctcaccatctctagctgtcagagaaatgcaaatcaaaaccaccctaagataccatctcactccagttagattggcagccattatgaagtcaaacaacaacaagtgttggcgaggatgtggggaaaagggtacacttgtacattgctggtgggactgcaaattggtgcagccaatttggaaagcagtatggagatttcttggaaagctgggaatggagccaccatttgacccagctattccccttctcggtctattccctaaagacctaaaaagagcatgctacagggacactgctacatcgatgttcatagcagcacaattcacaatagcaagactgtggaaccaacctagatgcccttcaatagatgaatggataaaaaaaatgtggcatttatacacaatggagtattactctgcattaaaaaatgacaaaatcatagaatttacagggaaatggatggcattagagcagattacgctaagtgaagctagccaatccctaaaaaacaaatgccaaatgtcttctttgatataaggagagtaactaagaacagagttgggacgaagagcaggagaagaagattaacattaaacagggatgagaggtgggagggaaagggagagagaagggaaattgcatggaaatggaaggagagcctcagagttatacaaaagtacatacaagaggaagtgaggggaaagtgaaaaataatacaagggggacaaatgaatgccagtagagggggcagagagagaagaggggaggggaggggaggggaggggggatagtagaggataggaaaggcagcagaacacaacagacactagtatggcaatatgtaaatcaatggatgtgtaactgatgtaattctgcaatctgtatatggggtaaaaatgggagctcataacccacttgaatcaaagtgtgaaatatgatatatcaagaactatgtaatgttttcaacagccaacaataaaaaatttaaaaaaaaacctctcagagAGGAATCGTGAATAATCTGATGCagtcatattatttaaaaagcattaaatcACACAGAATCAAAGaccagaaggggctggggacatagctcagtcaGGGCTTTGcttagcatgtctgaggccctgggttcgagccccaGCACAGCAACAAAACCTCAAAACCCCACAAAGCTCAGCTGAAatctttaaaggaaaacaaactcAACTTGATGAAGCTAATCAGAGTCCCAACAAGGGGAGGCGGAGGCTCTGTCCGTTTTCCTACTTGAGGACCTCGGCCCTGTCAGCAGGAAGCTCACCATGGTTACTTCCCTACCAGAGCCATAGCTCTCACTGGGAGCTTGGATCTCCCAGCAGATCCTGAGTATCTGCAGGAGGGATGTGACCAGAGGCCAGGGTTGCTGGGCATGCCACCATGCACTGGACAGTCCCACAACAGAATTACCCACCCCATAATGCCAGCAGCGCTGAGGTCGAGAAGCCCTGGGGGTTTTGGTCAAAACAAGAATGACGTAACAAAGGTAGCCTGTATGTCACCTGCGCACTGCGACAGATGAGAAGCCAAAGGCATGTtcaggtctatacccaaagacgTCTTTTAAAGAGACGCTGAGGATACTTTTCTGTGAACACTTTGATCAAACATAAATGCAAACAGAGTAAtctagccaggtgcggtggcacaggcctgtaaatctcagcagcttgggaaactgaggcagggggatcatgagtacaaagccagcctcagcaaatgcgaggcgctaagcaactcagtgagactgtctctgataaagtacaaaacaggctggggacgtggctcagtggtcgagtgcccccgagttcattCTCCAGTTAAAAATAGTTGTAAAGAGAATAAACTCAGGGAAGGAAGGTGACCCTGGAGAAAGTTCTCCACGTTGAGTTTTGAACCACGCCAGACTCGGGAGGCAGGACCAACTCCACAACGTAACTGACACGTCAAGACCAAGGCAGGTTGGCTCATGTAGGTGGTCACACGTCCCAGCAGTCTGGATGCCCAGCTCGCTCCACCAGGTCCATTCTCAGTTCCCTCTTCACAGAGCCTGACCGTCTCCCAGGATGCACTGCAGTCCTGGCTATAGCCAGGAGCGGTCATCAGCTAAGTCCCGCCAACGGACTCAGGCAGGAGTATCGGGTGGGATGGGCGGTCATGTCTGGGAAGGTGGTTGGAGCTTACTAGGCTGAAGTTAGATCTTGGAATGGAAAGGCACcaaggaaggaaaacagaaggtGGGAACCTCAACTCTTAGGACACCACAGAAGGTCACTCAAGCCCAATGGCCTACTTCTGACTTGACAGAGTAATGCAATTCTAACCCAAGTCagtttgtttctttctgtgtTGTATGTAGCTAAAACCAACCTCTTGGATACAGGTGCAGTAAGACAGGTTAAAGGTCTGACCTTATAGAAAGCTCATACATAAGAATAATAAGcaaatgaacataaaattcaAAGGCAATTATTGATTACATAAAAAAATTGGCAAATCAAAAAAGTCAATCATATAAAGACATTCAACCTCACTAAAAATCCAAGAGAACTAACAAAAACACAGTTGTTCACCTCCAGACTGAAAGACTTAGAAGCTAGTGCcatccagttttccaagcatGGAGAATGAGCATTACGGTAAATAATGGTGTAGGGTAAAAGGCCCCACAGTTTTGAAGTGTCATTTCAATCTATCCAAGTTTTAAATCCTGTCTTTATATTCAGAAATACACAAAGTACACAGGAAAATAGGTGTTTGTAAGAGATGCAGGTGGGGTTATAACAAAAAGTGGgagaattaaaatgtatataccaTGATCCAACTGCAGTAAAGACTAAATCACAGCTCCACGCAGAAACCCAGCCTCTATCATGTGCACACAGATAAGTGATGGCGTGAAGATGATCTGACAGAGATCCCCTTGCAGAAGGGCGGAACTGGAGGAAGAGGAACTTTCACCCTTGGCTACAGGGTTCTGTTAGAACGTGCTCAGCCGTTACCCAACTAGTTGAAAATGTTACAAGACACTACAGAGGATTTTAAACCTGGAGGATACTGTATGCCCAATAAAAGTTCTTAACGAAGACTTCCTggaaaaaagcaatgaaaagatcTTTACTGAAATAGGTCAAAGTGTTAGAAATGAGGAAAAGCTAAAAATATCCAGTTTAAAAACTTTCCACCATAATTATTCACCTGCCTGCCCAAGTTTCATTTTATAAGACCACTTACATGTAGGGGAAAgattttccctcctctccttcatGTCTTGTAATCTCTTCTCCATTGTGCTGTGGTGGTCACTAATTTGAGTTGTGGGACTATACATCGATGAGTCATTATCtgacaacaaaaatcaaatgtaAGCTCCAGAGAACAGCTTTGCATTTCCACAATGTGACTCCTTGTAAGGAATCCTGCCCATAGCCTTCTCCATCAGCATCACGCCAGCACGGATGGGTGCCACTGCAGTGTTGGCTGGCACTGCGCTGCACAGGCCACGCCCTGGCATTGTGATGGGCGCAGCACCCACCTGGTCTCAGCAGACCTACCTCAGACCCTGCGTCCTCActtaaagatgaggaaatacCTCGGAATCACATGGCTATGAAGAGGCTGCAAAGCTGAAAGCAACCGAGCTCCTACACGTGGTGTAGACCCAGGTTCCAGAGCTGCTCCCAGGAACCCCAGCTCACAAGCTCAACACAGCCACCCCTGGCAGCAGGTCTGGTGTTCCCAACTCCAGAAGGATACGGCATTTAAGGTTTGCTTATTTCAGATAAGAACTAGtatcaataaaaagacaaaccaaTGGAACTGGTTCAACAAGGCTTAGCAAGGTTGCTTTTCTTCTATGATCACTCCCAAAGGTTCCACCAATCTGGTAAACGATGGAGACCGTGCTGGCCCCTGACGTCTGCTGGGCTCCCAGCAGGCCCCACATCAGCTCTGTGCTCCTTCCTAGGCTAAGGCCACTGGGTCTTACTCGTGGCCCTTGGGCCCACAGGGcaggagggaacccagggccagGGCTGTTGCCCGAGGCTGGGCCTACCTGGGGTCATCTTTTGCTTCTGTAGCTCTTCAGTCATCTTCTCAAATTTCCTTTGAAGTCTTTTGTCATTTTCTGGTGTTTTAGGAATAAAATCTTTGGGCTGCATACACTTACGCTGTGGAAAGGGGACATAAAAATCAATACCATATCACAATTGGTTTTAAGATAGGAAACACTCTTTCCCATACATTTCTGATATAATCTTTTAAACATCACTAatattttttgcatatatgtaaattggaaattttaaaagggacAGAATTCGAGAGTTTAAATGAAAGGCTGTGTACCATGCAGTGTTTCCTGGCTCTTGGCACtcattttccttgaaaattcGTAGAACTAGCTTCTTCATATTTTTTGCTATCCTCACATCACTTTCCCTCCAAAAATCATGACATAAAATAATCACTTTGTATTGTAGTACTATAACTAAAGAAGGAAACAATCATTTAGTCTTTCCTCCTTGCCTTTAAGCCACAGTAACTCCATTCAGCCAGtgaaatccaaatcctaactACTCACCAACACCTCAATCTCACACCTGGGATCCAAAGCCTCAGCTAACTTTCTAGCCTTTTCATCCTTGAACAGAAAGGAGGCAGACATCCCTTTGAGACCACCTCAGCTCTGACTTTCCTGCCTTCTGTCCTTGGCTTGACCCTTCTGTTC
Encoded here:
- the Mcph1 gene encoding microcephalin isoform X2; the encoded protein is MAAPGAAGGAFLKDVVAYVEVWSSSGTENYSKTFTNQLLDMGAKVSKTFNKQVTHVVFKDGYQSTWDKAQKMGAKLVSVLWVEKCRTAGARVEESLFPATNTNELLPCLMRRKRKCMQPKDFIPKTPENDKRLQRKFEKMTEELQKQKMTPDNDSSMYSPTTQISDHHSTMEKRLQDMKERRENLSPTSSQMTEQSHEKPGNPASACEATLNISPDILCSDDFFAGGSRSPLDAFRGESRCRNQGSQSGRTSNGTRSDTCTSSCVLETDSTCSPALSGRLCPSSPQRSVSPLSEEERSWQKDAVGGAVTPDGRPAEGVSEDRSTAPASTVLVHSRPWSASPRWEGASVGLGSPPEEQVKKRRLGRKPVTPRSQLGLKRGLLLAARPAPATPDGGESYEDYFSPENLRERRSEQSAAGSPLPSPAQLGCRSLSKRRGTSFIEMADFSCIGGSPRSVPVTQLTAKTCSQLQKPEKCQENPDSGRTAAGETPAAEDGQGGTGQAEDARPPGSPAPPEELEGDLCPPKRSGEDVRGSLCAQSRQEKGSPSSMLDPANAGCFTSKLNFEADYNVEKSTEEKENLPTAYSASATRKAAPEGSHEGFQDCVQPPEESKEGGKGQKPTRTLVMTSMSSEKQNIIIQVVDKLKGFSFAPEVCETTTHVLAGKTLRTLNILLGIARGCWVLSYEWVCRLERHLSPEQYRGTLFADQPMMFITPDSSPPRAKLCELVLLCGGQVSQVPRQASIVVGPYAGKKKATTKYLSEKWVLDSITQHKVCAFENYLLL
- the Mcph1 gene encoding microcephalin isoform X3; amino-acid sequence: MAAPGAAGGAFLKDVVAYVEVWSSSGTENYSKTFTNQLLDMGAKVSKTFNKQVTHVVFKDGYQSTWDKAQKMGAKLVSVLWVEKCRTAGARVEESLFPATNTNELLPCLMRRKRKCMQPKDFIPKTPENDKRLQRKFEKMTEELQKQKMTPDNDSSMYSPTTQISDHHSTMEKRLQDMKERRENLSPTSSQMTEQSHEKPGNPASACEATLNISPDILCSDDFFAGGSRSPLDAFRGESRCRNQGSQSGRTSNGTRSDTCTSSCVLETDSTCSPALSGRLCPSSPQRSVSPLSEEERSWQKDAVGGAVTPDGRPAEGVSEDRSTAPASTVLVHSRPWSASPRWEGASVGLGSPPEEQVKKRRLGRKPVTPRSQLGLKRGLLLAARPAPATPDGGESYEDYFSPENLRERRSEQSAAGSPLPSPAQLGCRSLSKRRGTSFIEMADFSCIGGSPRSVPVTQLTAKTCSQLQKPEKCQENPDSGRTAAGETPAAEDGQGGTGQAEDARPPGSPAPPEELEGDLCPPKRSGEDVRGSLCAQSRQEKGSPSSMLDPANAGCFTSKLNFEADYNVEKSTEEKENLPTAYSASATRKAAPEGSHEGFQDCVQPPEESKEGGKGQKPTRTLVMTSMSSEKQNIIIQVVDKLKGFSFAPEVCETTTHVLAGKTLRTLNILLGIARGCWVLSYEWVLLSLEMGHWISEEPFELFNHFPAAPIQSLSTKSAPLKTTCCCSEEDTSTWHLKTLAKPSWDAQVRSRR
- the Mcph1 gene encoding microcephalin isoform X1; its protein translation is MAAPGAAGGAFLKDVVAYVEVWSSSGTENYSKTFTNQLLDMGAKVSKTFNKQVTHVVFKDGYQSTWDKAQKMGAKLVSVLWVEKCRTAGARVEESLFPATNTNELLPCLMRRKRKCMQPKDFIPKTPENDKRLQRKFEKMTEELQKQKMTPDNDSSMYSPTTQISDHHSTMEKRLQDMKERRENLSPTSSQMTEQSHEKPGNPASACEATLNISPDILCSDDFFAGGSRSPLDAFRGESRCRNQGSQSGRTSNGTRSDTCTSSCVLETDSTCSPALSGRLCPSSPQRSVSPLSEEERSWQKDAVGGAVTPDGRPAEGVSEDRSTAPASTVLVHSRPWSASPRWEGASVGLGSPPEEQVKKRRLGRKPVTPRSQLGLKRGLLLAARPAPATPDGGESYEDYFSPENLRERRSEQSAAGSPLPSPAQLGCRSLSKRRGTSFIEMADFSCIGGSPRSVPVTQLTAKTCSQLQKPEKCQENPDSGRTAAGETPAAEDGQGGTGQAEDARPPGSPAPPEELEGDLCPPKRSGEDVRGSLCAQSRQEKGSPSSMLDPANAGCFTSKLNFEADYNVEKSTEEKENLPTAYSASATRKAAPEGSHEGFQDCVQPPEESKEGGKGQKPTRTLVMTSMSSEKQNIIIQVVDKLKGFSFAPEVCETTTHVLAGKTLRTLNILLGIARGCWVLSYEWVLLSLEMGHWISEEPFELFNHFPAAPVCRLERHLSPEQYRGTLFADQPMMFITPDSSPPRAKLCELVLLCGGQVSQVPRQASIVVGPYAGKKKATTKYLSEKWVLDSITQHKVCAFENYLLL